In the Sus scrofa isolate TJ Tabasco breed Duroc chromosome 7, Sscrofa11.1, whole genome shotgun sequence genome, one interval contains:
- the BDKRB1 gene encoding B1 bradykinin receptor (The RefSeq protein has 3 substitutions, 1 frameshift compared to this genomic sequence) — protein sequence MASQTLVVFQASNQSQLPPPNATLCDGAQEAWHLLHKVLPTCVVAICSGGLLGNLFVLSVFLVPRRRLNAAEIYLAHLAASDLVFALGLPFWAETIRNGFHWPFGAPLCRVVNGVIKANLFISIFLVVAISRDRYRALVHPVASWRRRRRRHWAQATCVLIWTAGGLLSIPTFLLRSVQVVPELNVSACVLPFPHEAWAFVRTVELNVLGFLLPLAAILFFNYHILAALRGREQLSRTRCGGPRDGKTTALILTLVAVFLLCWTPYHVCAFLEFLLHVRAIRGCFWEDFTDLGLQYTNFFAFINSCLNPVIYVFWGQLFRTKIWELYHRCLPRKLTAVSSSRRKEIFQIFWRN from the exons ATGGCCTCCCAGACCCTCGTGGGGTTCCAGGCCTCCAACCAGAGCCAGCTcccacctccaaatgccacgcTGTGTGACGGTGCTCAGGAAGCCTGGCACCTGCTGCACAAGGTGCTACCGACTTGCGTCGTGGCCATCTGCTCGGGCGGCCTGCTGGGAAACCTCTTCGTGCTGTCGGTCTTCCTCGTGCCTCGACGGCGTCTGAACGCGGCGGAAATCTACCTGGCCCACCTGGCCGCTTCTGACCTGGTGTTCGCCTTGGGCTTGCCCTTCTGGGCCGAGACCATCCGGAACGGATTCCACTGGCCTTTCGGAGCCCCCCTCTGCCGCGTGGTCAACGGCGTCATCAAGGCCAACCTGTTCATCAGCATCTTCCTGGTGGTGGCCATCAGCCGGGACCGCTACCGCGCGCTGGTGCACCCCGTGGCCAgctggaggcggcggcggcggcgccacTGGGCCCAGGCCACCTGCGTGCTCATCTGGACGGCGGGGGGCCTCCTGAGCATCCCCACGTTCCTGCTGCGCTCCGTCCAAGCGGTCCCGGAGCTGAACGTCTCCGCCTGCGTGCTGCCCTTCCCCCACGAGGCCTGGGCCTTCGTCAGGACGGTGGAGTTGAACGTGCTGGGCTTTCTCCTCCCGCTGGCTGCCATCCTCTTCTTCAACTACCACATCCTGGCAGCCCTGCGGGGGCG GCAGCTCAGCAGGACAAGGTGCGGGGGCCCCAGGGATGGCAAGACCACGGCGCTGATCCTCACGCTTGTGGCCGTCTTCCTGCTCTGCTGGACCCCGTACCACGTCTGTGCCTTCCTGGAATTCCTGCTCCACGTGCGGGCCATCCGAGGCTGCTTCTGGGAGGATTTCACCGACCTGGGCTTGCAGTACACCAACTTCTTTGCTTTCATCAACAGCTGCCTAAATCCAGTCATCTACGTCTTTTGGGGCCAGCTTTTCAGAACCAAGATCTGGGAACTGTATCACCGATGCCTCCCCAGAAAGCTCACTGCCGTGTCCTCGTCCCGTAGGAAAGAAATCTTCCAAATTTTCTGGCGGCATTAA